Sequence from the Helianthus annuus cultivar XRQ/B chromosome 13, HanXRQr2.0-SUNRISE, whole genome shotgun sequence genome:
ggtggtggctatAATAACCATCAAAGTGCACACTACAACATAAGAAACTCAAGGTACTTAGTTCCGGCACAAGAACTACTCACTGAGTTCTGTAATCTTGCATCAAAGCAAAGTGATCATTCACCAAAAGCAAAGGCTCCAGCTACAACTTCAAATCCATGGCAAGATCATGACAACTTGAATGATGCTAGTTCTTCAAAAACCAAATCTTTATCTTCTATTGAGTTTATGGAATTACAAAAAAGAAAAACCAAGCTCCTCCAAATGCTAGAAGAGGTATTTAGATCATATATTTCATGTTTtagatatacatacatacatacatgataCATACATATTGTTTTGATTATATTGTTGTAACTTATCTTTCTTTTTtccttttattttcttttccaTAACTTTAAGTTACCCTTTTTTTAAGTTGATGtattttatttctttaaaaaagtTGATCTTGAACCATTTAAGTTACTGAAAACCTTCCCACAAATGTTCACATGATGACAAGTTAGATGCTTCATTTAATTCAAGAAACTCCATTCTTATtcacttattttttatttttgattacAGTTCaccttttattttttattttaaatgaaaGATGtgatctttattttgtttttattggttaaattagGTTGATAGAAGATACAGGCATTATTGTGATCAGATGAAAACAGTTGTGTCCTCATTTGAAGCAGTGGCTGGTCATGGTGCTGCAAAAGTCTACTCATCCTTGGCTTCAAAGGCAATGTCAAGGCATTTTAAATGTTTGAGAGATGGAATTGTGAGCcagatcaagatgatgaaggtTGTGATGGGAGAAAAAGATGTTTCAGCCCCTGGGGCTAGTAGAGGGGAGACTCCAAGACTTAAGACACTTGATCAAACCCTAAGGCAACAAAGGGCTTTTCAACAAATGACCATGATGGATAGCCATCCTTGGAGGCCTCAACGCGGTTTGCCTGAGCGTTCGGTTTCCGTTCTTCGCGCTTGGCTATTCGAACACTTTCTCCATCCGTAAGAACTTTTAAATCCACATAAAACCCTATTTTTTTGTACCAAATAGCAAGAGAAATCATAGAAAATGTTCAAGAAAACTTGATTAATTGTAGTCCTCAATCATCAGTTTTGGAAGACAACTTGGTATTTTGGTTGTTTTCATCCACCCTCATTTTGATTCCTATATTTATTTTGTCATATTATCTCTCCCATCATAAATTTATTCAATTTTATCTTGCCCTTTGGGGCCTTCCTTAATTATTTTTTTGTGGATTTGATTCTTGTTACAACTTTCATATAGGTCCCATATTCATGTATACATATGCATCTATCCCTCAAGCTTCATGATCCACACAATCTTTACATGTTGTTTTTGGATTAGTCCCTTTAAGTAATATTGAATACACCCAAGTTAGTTTAAATATATTGCAATAAGTTTATATAGTATCTCTAATCTTGTTGAAACATTTCAGGTACCCTAATGACGTCGATAAACACATTCTTGCACGACAAACCGGTCTCTCCAGAAGCCAGGTACGTCCATATCGACCGATATATTCTTCTTTGGAATAAAAAACGCATAATTCTATTGACATGTCATCCATTGCAACTACACCCTAATAAGGGTACTTGTTTTCATGAAAATAAAATGACTCATTTTTTTTTGCTATATGTTAACTAAACTCTAACAGCTATACTAACATTGGATAActaatgtttttttttacaatttataTAACTTTGGATACTATAGGTATCAAATTGGTTTATTAATGCAAGGGTGAGGCTGTGGAAGCCCATGGTGGAGGAGATGTACATGGAAGAAATAAAAACAAATCAAGATCAAACCATGGAAGGAACCTCAGATGGATTAAACCCGAACCCAGAACCGGACCAGAAACCGACTGCGGAAGAGCTTGTTCGGATAGATTCCGAGTGTCTTTCTTCCATCATCAACCACCCTGAAAAAATGGACCAACGTCTCACTAAAACACAAGATCATGACTTTAACCAAGGTTTTCCTAGGGTTACAAACTCATTTGGGGCTGTGGAACTGGACTTTTCAACCTACAACAATCCTCATAactttggtggtggtggtggtggaggggtGTCTTTGACCTTAGGATTACAACAACATGGCGGCGACCGTAGTGgtggaagtggtggtggtggagtgagCTTAGCGTTCTCTCCTACTCAAAATTCCCTATTTTACCCTCGGGACCATATGGAAGATTGTCAAACATCAGTCCAGTATTCTTCTCTCTTGGAAGGTGATCAAGAACAAAATCTGCCTTACAGAAACCTTATGGGTGCACAACTCCTTCATGACTTGGCTGGTTGAAAACAATTATATTTAACAAAATATGATCTAgtaacatatattatatatatttaaatcaTTAAAACAAAATACATGGAGTATGATTTTGAATTTGTAGGCTTCTTCTAGCTCAAGGGTATACTTCATTGGCTTTAGATTTACATTCAAGTTTAGAACTTGAAGGATAGTGTAGTTTTCGAATTGTTTCTTGTTTCGATTCGATGGACATTTTATTTTAGTCGTTTTTATGGGTATTATGAACATCTAAATGCTCCCCTTGTTAGTATTATGAAGTTTTGCTTTAATGGTACATAAAACGGTTATATAACAATTTATCACATTCATTTTCTAATAATTGTCATTATATCTAAGAAATATTATCAACAATCTCATGACTTTCAACTTAAAATTGCTTAAATCTTTTTATTAATACACACCCCTAAACCCAATATATAAAGATTAGtataattttgtttttcttgtgGAAAAAACTCAAAAAGGGCAAGACTTAAAAACAAGTCAATTCATGTGAAAGCACAAGCTAACTGATCAAGTATTTTGTGGTTGAAGTTTACATCAAAGCAGTTCCAGTCTTTTAGGGGCATATGCaccatttaataataaaataatacatttatTTATTAAATTCATTTTTGTTGAAATTAGTTTGTCAATATTAAATTGGGCAAGAAAAATTGGTTATGGTTTTAATTTTCAAAGTTTAGACAAGATATTTTGTTAAAAAGTTTATATATCTTATCGTCATGGTCCCTCTACATGTTTGGTTTTCCATATGAAAGACAACCGATATTTTTCTCCATTTAATGTGTTTTCGTGTTCATTTTTCATCTAGTTAATGGGAAAAAAAATTGTATTTAATACTCGCATTTTTAGATATAAAAATTGAAATCATACGCACATGGAAATACATGTAAACTTGTAGCTAGAGATATCTCATCTTTTTAAGTAAATACGTGAAAAAGTCCATTAACGGAAATAGTGACGGCAAAACGTCATCGGTTGCCAAAAAAATGGTCTATTCACTACTTAAGAAACAACTCTCCCAATTTTCTTATCATATAAAAGATTATATTCGTTTTTAATTAACATATATGTGCATGCCAACGAGCCTATAACACTCTATTTTACATCCTTGTAGATTATTTTAAGTATATGTATTAACTTGTTTATAACATAACTAAATTTAAGTAGATGATTGTATAATCATTTTATGTGTCACACTTTAAGCAATAAGTACAGATTATTATGTACTTATCATAACTTTTTTACTTAAAAGTGACAATATGTAAAAGACA
This genomic interval carries:
- the LOC110897903 gene encoding homeobox protein BEL1 homolog; this translates as MAEEEKMMRGDNIMVDSSTGNYNCYSEDNHHHPNATTTFETSPLEIYNFESHNSVSHNSALFWKGPSPSSKPITDSDFYHFDESSLQRCVFPCEPNERPSQGLSLSLSSANPSSIGLQSFELVRPQEHHFQHHHHQGYFGKPMTMDHDMMIQDRFLGKPGNIINSSGGDGDGGSGSGGGGGYNNHQSAHYNIRNSRYLVPAQELLTEFCNLASKQSDHSPKAKAPATTSNPWQDHDNLNDASSSKTKSLSSIEFMELQKRKTKLLQMLEEVDRRYRHYCDQMKTVVSSFEAVAGHGAAKVYSSLASKAMSRHFKCLRDGIVSQIKMMKVVMGEKDVSAPGASRGETPRLKTLDQTLRQQRAFQQMTMMDSHPWRPQRGLPERSVSVLRAWLFEHFLHPYPNDVDKHILARQTGLSRSQVSNWFINARVRLWKPMVEEMYMEEIKTNQDQTMEGTSDGLNPNPEPDQKPTAEELVRIDSECLSSIINHPEKMDQRLTKTQDHDFNQGFPRVTNSFGAVELDFSTYNNPHNFGGGGGGGVSLTLGLQQHGGDRSGGSGGGGVSLAFSPTQNSLFYPRDHMEDCQTSVQYSSLLEGDQEQNLPYRNLMGAQLLHDLAG